In the genome of Roseiconus lacunae, the window AACTTGGCCAAAGAACGCATGGGCGATAACAATAACGCCTGACAACATCGGCAGGCCGTCGGGCGTTTCTCCACCGAGCTATATTGGGGCATCTACTGATCAACTTACTTGCCCCACGGGATGGTCGATGAGACTTCTACGATTCTTTTTACTGGCCGTATTTTCCCTCGGTGGCATGATGCCGTCCGCGCCCGCGGAAGCAAACGACAAGCCGAATGTGCTATTCGTCGCAGTCGACGACCTGAATCACTGGGTCACATTCATGCAGCGGAACCCCCAAGCAAAAACGCCCAACTTTGATCGGTTGGCAAAGATGGGACTCGCTTTCACCAACGCCTATTGCGCCGTACCGGCCTGTGAGCCTTCACGGTGTGCGCTGATGGGGGGACGTCGACCATGGGTGACCGGCTGCTACCTCAACGGCGACTCATGGAAACAACACCAAAAAGCTGGCGAAGGCCTGTCGGCTCAATTTTTAAAAGCGGGATACCACGTCGCCGGTGCGGGAAAAATTTATCACTCGATGGCGTACCATCAGTCGGAATGGACTGAGTACATGTCCAAAGCAGGGCATTCCCTAAACGGCCCGGGCGTTCAAAAAATGGATGGCTATCACAACGACAAAACGCACCCGGAACTGAAAGACGAAGACCTCATCGATTGGCACACGACCGACTACTGCATCGAACAACTCCGTCGCGTTGACGACAAGCCGTTCTTTATCGCGTGTGGCCTTTACAAACCACACCTGCCGTTCGTCGTGCCACGAAAATACTACGACGACTTTCCCCTTGATTCGATCCAGCTTCCACCTCATCAAGACAATGACCTCGACGACGTCCCGCCGGCTGGGGTCCGTATGGCAAACCCTAAGGGTGACCACGCGAAATTTTTAAAAAGCGGTCGCTGGAAAGCTGCCATTCAGTCCTACCTGGCGTCCTGCGCCTACACGGACATGAACCTCGGACGTCTTCTGGACGCGTATGAGAAGAGCCCACAACGGGACAACACAATTCTGGTCCTCTGGACCGATCACGGTTGGTCGCTCGGAGAAAAAGAACACTGGCGTAAGTTTGCACTGTGGGAAGAGCCTACCCGGACGCCAATGATCTGGGTGGTCCCCGGCTTGACGCAGCCCGGCACTCGCTGCGAAGCCACGGTCGATCACATGAACATTTACCCGACGCTCTGCAAACTCGCCGGCATTGATGTCCCCGAGCACGTCTCGGGTTATGACATGGCACCGCTGCTCGCCGACCCACAAGCCGAATGGAACTATCCGGCGATCACGACGCACGGATTCAACAACCATGCCGTGCGGACGCAAAACTTTCGGTATATCCGCTATGACAACGGTGACGAAGAATTATATGCGTCACAAGAGGACCCTTACGAATGGGCGAACCTCGCGGGTGACCCCCAGTATTCATCCGTGAAAACCGAGCTAGCACAATGGCTACCGAAAGACCAAGCTCCGGCGAGAAAGAGAACAAAGAAGAAATAGACAGCTGTCGCTGGGTGTGACCGGTGGTTCGCCGCTTACCCCAAGTACTGGAAGCGTTTTCAAAAAAGAGAAGTCACTCGCTTCGTTCCGCTCTCCAACTTGGAAAGCTGAGCGACATTGTCGCTCGATCCTCCGACTCACGAGCGTGCCGCATCCCTCACCAACCCCGGATCCGCCTCAACTCCAAAACAGCTTTGACGACCGATCGTCCCGGTAGGCTGAATTGCCAAAACCCCCGGTTACAACTGCCGTCGTTCTACTCCGACTTGGAAAGATCCTTGATCAGCCCACGCTCTTCAAAACGAACGAGCAACTGGACGATTTCGACAGGCCGATCGAGACCGAGCTGAACGAGTGCCCTTTGGCGATGCTTTTCGATGGTCTTTGTCGACACGCCCAACGCACGCGCCGTGGCGCGTGTAGTCTCACCTAGGGCACACAACGCACAGATTCTCTTTTGTGTTGAACTTAGCTGCTGATAGATTGCGAAT includes:
- a CDS encoding sulfatase; this translates as MRLLRFFLLAVFSLGGMMPSAPAEANDKPNVLFVAVDDLNHWVTFMQRNPQAKTPNFDRLAKMGLAFTNAYCAVPACEPSRCALMGGRRPWVTGCYLNGDSWKQHQKAGEGLSAQFLKAGYHVAGAGKIYHSMAYHQSEWTEYMSKAGHSLNGPGVQKMDGYHNDKTHPELKDEDLIDWHTTDYCIEQLRRVDDKPFFIACGLYKPHLPFVVPRKYYDDFPLDSIQLPPHQDNDLDDVPPAGVRMANPKGDHAKFLKSGRWKAAIQSYLASCAYTDMNLGRLLDAYEKSPQRDNTILVLWTDHGWSLGEKEHWRKFALWEEPTRTPMIWVVPGLTQPGTRCEATVDHMNIYPTLCKLAGIDVPEHVSGYDMAPLLADPQAEWNYPAITTHGFNNHAVRTQNFRYIRYDNGDEELYASQEDPYEWANLAGDPQYSSVKTELAQWLPKDQAPARKRTKKK